From Rhodopseudomonas palustris:
AGGCCGGGCAGGTGATTTCGACCCCGTTCACCCAGGAGGCGCTGACCGCGGCTCTCGCGGCGGCGGCCCCGGATTCACAGCGCGATCGCTGGAGCGCGAACGGCATCGCCTACGGCGTCGCGGAGGATCTCTATCGCGGGCTCGACAGGGCCGCCGACATCATCGAGAACCCGGAGCGCCTGACGGCCGGCCGGTGACGGCCCGCGGCATCTCCGCCGCGCGCAGCCCGACCACATACCAAGACAATGACGGACCCAGCATGCCGAAACCGTTGAGCGAGTATACCTGGGCCGACTGGCAGCGCCTGCGCCCGGTGTCGCACGGCATCAAGACCGCGCGCTATCGATGGATCGACAGACAATATCGGCGCGCGCCCGCGCGGGTCGGCGATCCAGCCGCGGTGGCCCGCAGCATCGCCGGCCGCAAGGTGCTGGTGACGGTCGCCTATATGGACCCGGAGGCGATCGAGCTGCAGGCGACGCTGCTGCGGCATTTCTTTCCCGATACATTGTATGTCGTGGTCGACAATTCGCCGGAGGACGAAGTCGCATCGCAGATCGAGCGCGTCGCTCGGGCGCACGGCGTGGACTATCTGCGCGCGCCCGAAAATCCGTGGAAGAAGAGCAGCCGGTCACACGGCATCGCGCTGAACTGGATCTGGCACAATGTGCTGCGGCCCGGCGCGCCGGAGGCGTTCGGCCTGCTCGACCACGACCTGTTTCCGACCGCGCCGGAGGATCCATTCGCGCCGCTGGCGACGCAGGACTTCTACGGCTATGTGCGCTTCGCCGAGCCGGCCAATGGGCGATGGTTTCTGTGGGCCGGCTTCAGCATGATGCGCCATGCCGCGGTGCGCGATCTCGATCTCGATTTCGGCCAGGACTGGTTCATCGGTCTCGACACCGGCGGCGCCAATTGGGGGCCGCTGTACAGCCGCTACGATCTCCGCGAACTCGTGCAATCGCCGTCGCGCTTCGTGGCGTATCGCGACGGCATCGGCACCTATGACGGCCCGCTGCAATGGTGCGGCCCATGGCTGCACGAAGTCGGCCAGATGGGCGAGTCCGAGGTGATGCGCGACAAGCGCCGCGTCGTGAAGGACATTCTCGCGCCGCATCTCGACGCGGCGCGGGCAGGGCCGGCTCCGGCGATCAGCGCGGAGCGGTGATACAAGGTCGCCTCACGTCAGCTTGCGATAAGTGACATGCGCGGTCGCGAACGGAATGCCGGCGCGGCCGGCGCTGCCGCGCACCATGCAGGCGTTGTCGTCGATCCGGTAGAACCAGTCGTCGAAATTGAGCTTGGTGGTCGAGCCGTCCTTCTGCGGGGTTTCGCGGGTGTACTGCCAATGGAAGGCGCAGCCGGCCTGTTCGCCCTTGGCCTCGCCGTCGAGCCGCGGCTCAACGCCGCTGTAGTTGCCCGGCGCGAGCTTGCGGATGGTCCAGTTCAGCGTGTCGACATGGCCATCGTCGAACCGGTAGGTCTCGGTGAAGTGGACCGCCTGGGTGGCGGCGTCCCATCTGCCTTCGGCCGTGATCGTGGCGCGCTTCTGCAGCCCGCCGATCAGGCTCTCCAGCACGCCCCAGCCTTCCAGCCGGCCGTTGAAGAATTCCTCGGGCAGAAACGCGGGCGTGGTGCCTTTGAAATCGTCGATGGACATGGTCGTCTCCTCTGTTGCCGGAGAGGAACCCGCACAGGGCGACGCTGTTCCGGCGCCGCTGCGGTCTATTCAGGAACGAATGCGTCCACCCGGGCTTTGAGCCAGCGCGCTGCGATCCCGCCGCACCCGTCACTGCAGAATGAGCATTCGATGTCCGAAGCGAACTCCGTCGCGTATTTGCCGACCGACACATTGAAGCCGGTCGGAGAAGACCTC
This genomic window contains:
- a CDS encoding DUF3833 family protein gives rise to the protein MSIDDFKGTTPAFLPEEFFNGRLEGWGVLESLIGGLQKRATITAEGRWDAATQAVHFTETYRFDDGHVDTLNWTIRKLAPGNYSGVEPRLDGEAKGEQAGCAFHWQYTRETPQKDGSTTKLNFDDWFYRIDDNACMVRGSAGRAGIPFATAHVTYRKLT